One stretch of Bradyrhizobium canariense DNA includes these proteins:
- the rpsS gene encoding 30S ribosomal protein S19: MVRSVWKGPFVEGSLLKKADAARASGRHDVIKIWSRRSTILPQFVGLVFGVYNGQKHVPVSVNEEMVGHKFGEFSPTRTFHGHSGDKKAKKA, from the coding sequence ATGGTTCGTTCAGTCTGGAAAGGCCCGTTCGTTGAAGGCTCTCTGCTCAAGAAGGCAGATGCCGCACGTGCGTCAGGCCGTCATGACGTGATCAAGATCTGGAGCCGCCGCTCGACCATCCTGCCGCAATTCGTCGGCCTGGTGTTCGGCGTCTACAACGGACAGAAGCACGTGCCGGTATCGGTCAACGAGGAAATGGTGGGTCACAAGTTCGGCGAGTTCTCGCCGACCCGGACCTTCCACGGCCATTCTGGCGACAAGAAAGCCAAGAAGGCTTGA
- the rplV gene encoding 50S ribosomal protein L22: MSKPKRERSLPDNEAKAVARMLRVSPQKLNLVAQLIRGRKASAALADLQFSRKRIAVDVKKCLESAIANAENNHDLDVDDLVVSEAHVGNGIVMKRFAPRGRGRSGRVFKPFSQLTIVVRQVEAEASA; this comes from the coding sequence ATGAGCAAACCAAAGCGCGAACGGAGCCTCCCGGATAACGAGGCCAAGGCGGTCGCCCGGATGCTGCGGGTGAGCCCGCAGAAGCTCAATCTTGTTGCGCAATTGATTCGCGGCAGGAAGGCTTCGGCTGCGCTCGCTGATCTGCAGTTTTCGCGCAAGCGGATCGCTGTCGACGTCAAGAAGTGCCTGGAATCGGCGATCGCGAATGCCGAAAACAATCATGATCTCGATGTCGATGATCTGGTCGTGTCGGAAGCGCATGTCGGCAACGGCATTGTAATGAAGCGTTTCGCACCGCGCGGCCGTGGCCGTTCGGGCCGTGTTTTTAAACCGTTCTCGCAGCTGACGATCGTGGTTCGTCAGGTCGAGGCCGAGGCGAGCGCTTAA
- the rpsC gene encoding 30S ribosomal protein S3, translating to MGQKINPIGLRLGINRTWDSRWFAGKAEYGKLLHEDVKIREILHKELKQAAVAKIVIERPHKKCRVTIHSARPGVVIGKKGADIDKLRKRVADITASDVVINIVEIRKPELDATLVAESIAQQLERRVAFRRAMKRAVQSAMRLGAEGIRINCSGRLGGAEIARMEWYREGRVPLHTLRADIDYGVATAFTTFGTCGVKVWIFKGEILEHDPMAQDKKMAEGETSRPRRDAA from the coding sequence ATGGGTCAAAAGATCAATCCAATCGGGCTGCGTCTCGGCATCAACCGGACGTGGGATTCCCGTTGGTTCGCTGGCAAGGCCGAATACGGCAAGTTGCTGCACGAGGACGTGAAAATCCGCGAGATCCTGCACAAGGAGCTCAAGCAGGCGGCCGTCGCCAAGATTGTGATCGAGCGTCCGCACAAGAAGTGCCGCGTGACGATTCACTCGGCGCGTCCCGGCGTGGTGATCGGCAAGAAGGGCGCCGACATCGACAAGCTGCGCAAGCGGGTTGCCGATATCACGGCTTCCGACGTCGTCATCAACATCGTCGAAATCCGCAAGCCTGAACTCGACGCCACCCTGGTCGCCGAATCGATCGCGCAGCAGCTCGAGCGCCGCGTCGCGTTCCGCCGCGCCATGAAGCGCGCGGTGCAGTCGGCGATGCGTCTTGGCGCCGAAGGCATTCGTATCAACTGCTCGGGCCGTCTCGGCGGCGCTGAAATCGCGCGCATGGAGTGGTACCGCGAAGGCCGCGTGCCGCTGCACACGCTGCGCGCCGACATCGACTACGGCGTCGCAACCGCGTTCACGACATTCGGTACCTGCGGCGTCAAGGTCTGGATCTTCAAGGGTGAAATCCTCGAGCACGATCCGATGGCCCAGGACAAGAAAATGGCCGAGGGCGAAACCTCGCGGCCCCGTCGCGACGCTGCTTGA
- the rplP gene encoding 50S ribosomal protein L16: MMQPKKTKFRKAHKGRIHGVATSGATLSFGQFGLKAMAPERVTARQIEAARRALTRHMKRAGRVWIRVFPDVPVSKKPAEVRMGSGKGTPELWVARVKPGRVIFEIDGVTVQTAKEALSLAAAKLPIKTRFVARIAE, encoded by the coding sequence ATGATGCAACCAAAGAAAACGAAGTTCCGGAAGGCGCATAAGGGCCGTATCCACGGCGTTGCGACTTCGGGCGCGACGTTGTCGTTCGGTCAGTTCGGCCTGAAGGCGATGGCGCCCGAGCGCGTCACCGCCCGCCAGATCGAAGCCGCGCGCCGCGCGCTGACCCGTCACATGAAGCGCGCCGGCCGCGTCTGGATCCGCGTGTTCCCGGACGTGCCGGTGTCGAAGAAGCCCGCCGAAGTCCGCATGGGTTCCGGCAAGGGTACGCCGGAATTGTGGGTGGCGCGGGTCAAGCCCGGCCGCGTGATTTTTGAAATCGACGGCGTGACGGTGCAGACCGCGAAAGAAGCGCTGTCGCTCGCCGCCGCCAAGCTGCCGATCAAGACGCGCTTCGTCGCGCGCATTGCGGAGTAA
- the rpmC gene encoding 50S ribosomal protein L29, protein MAEMKVADIRGMSPDQMDDAVLNLKKERFNLRFQRATGQLENTSRLREARRDIARIKTIAAQQRAKKK, encoded by the coding sequence ATGGCCGAGATGAAAGTCGCCGATATCCGCGGAATGAGCCCCGATCAGATGGATGACGCCGTCCTCAATCTGAAGAAAGAGCGCTTTAATCTGCGTTTCCAGCGCGCCACCGGGCAGCTGGAGAACACTTCGCGGCTGCGTGAAGCCCGCCGCGACATCGCCCGAATCAAGACCATCGCCGCGCAACAGCGCGCGAAGAAGAAGTAA
- the rpsQ gene encoding 30S ribosomal protein S17 yields MPKRTLQGVVVSDKQAKTVVVRVDRRFTHPIYKKTIRRSKNYHAHDENNEFKPGDQVWIEESKPISKLKRWTVVRGEQKKTA; encoded by the coding sequence ATGCCCAAACGTACCCTTCAAGGCGTGGTCGTCAGCGACAAGCAAGCCAAGACAGTGGTGGTGCGCGTCGATCGCCGCTTCACCCATCCGATCTACAAGAAAACGATCCGCCGCTCCAAGAACTACCACGCGCACGACGAGAACAACGAGTTCAAGCCGGGCGACCAGGTATGGATCGAGGAGAGCAAGCCGATCTCGAAGTTGAAGCGCTGGACGGTGGTCCGGGGCGAGCAGAAGAAAACGGCCTGA
- the rplN gene encoding 50S ribosomal protein L14 translates to MIQMQTNLDVADNSGARRVMCIKVLGGSKRRYATVGDVIVVSIKDAIPRGKVKKGDVMKAVVVRVRKDIRRADGSVIRFDRNAAVLINNQSEPVGTRIFGPVPRELRAKNHMKIISLAPEVL, encoded by the coding sequence ATGATTCAGATGCAGACCAACCTCGACGTGGCCGATAATTCAGGCGCACGCCGTGTCATGTGCATCAAGGTGCTTGGGGGCTCCAAGCGCCGCTATGCCACCGTGGGCGATGTTATCGTTGTGTCGATCAAGGACGCTATCCCGCGCGGCAAGGTGAAGAAGGGCGACGTGATGAAGGCCGTCGTGGTGCGAGTCCGCAAGGACATCCGCCGCGCCGACGGTTCGGTCATCCGCTTCGACCGCAACGCCGCCGTGCTGATCAACAATCAGTCGGAGCCGGTCGGCACCCGTATCTTCGGGCCGGTGCCGCGCGAGCTGCGCGCCAAGAACCACATGAAGATCATTTCGCTTGCGCCGGAGGTGCTGTGA
- the rplX gene encoding 50S ribosomal protein L24, with translation MAAKIRKGDKVIVLNGRDKGRTGEVFEVRPTEGKALVRGVNLVKRHQKQTQNQEGGIISKESPIDLSNIAYVGKDGKPTRVGFKIQADGKKVRIAKSSGAEIDG, from the coding sequence ATGGCTGCCAAGATCCGGAAAGGTGACAAGGTCATCGTGCTGAACGGCCGCGACAAGGGCCGCACCGGCGAGGTGTTCGAGGTGCGTCCGACCGAGGGCAAGGCGCTGGTTCGCGGCGTCAACCTCGTGAAGCGCCACCAGAAGCAGACCCAGAACCAGGAAGGCGGCATCATCTCCAAGGAGTCGCCGATCGACCTGTCGAACATCGCGTATGTCGGCAAGGACGGCAAGCCGACCCGCGTGGGTTTCAAGATTCAGGCCGATGGCAAGAAAGTACGCATTGCCAAGAGCTCGGGAGCAGAGATCGATGGCTGA
- the rplE gene encoding 50S ribosomal protein L5, translating into MAETAYVPRLRAEYDSSIRSKLTEQFGYANVMQVPRLDKVVLNMGVGEAVNDRKKAEVAAGDLSMIAGQKAIVTYSRVAIATFKLRENQPIGCKVTLRKAKMYEFIDRLVNVALPRVRDFRGLNPKSFDGRGNYSLGIKEHIIFPEIDFDKTGETWGMDVTVCTTAGSDDEARALLTAFNFPFRQ; encoded by the coding sequence ATGGCTGAGACCGCTTACGTACCGCGCCTGCGCGCGGAATATGACAGCAGCATCCGCAGCAAGCTGACGGAACAATTCGGCTACGCCAATGTCATGCAGGTGCCGCGCCTGGACAAGGTCGTGCTCAACATGGGCGTCGGCGAGGCCGTGAACGACCGCAAAAAGGCGGAAGTGGCCGCTGGCGATCTTTCGATGATTGCCGGTCAGAAGGCCATCGTGACCTATTCGCGCGTCGCGATCGCAACCTTCAAGCTGCGTGAAAATCAGCCGATCGGCTGCAAGGTCACGCTGCGCAAGGCCAAGATGTATGAATTCATCGACCGGCTGGTGAACGTCGCGCTGCCCCGCGTGCGCGACTTCCGCGGCCTTAATCCGAAGAGTTTTGATGGCCGCGGCAACTATTCGCTCGGCATCAAGGAGCACATCATTTTCCCCGAAATCGACTTCGACAAGACCGGGGAAACATGGGGCATGGACGTCACGGTATGCACCACTGCAGGCTCCGACGACGAAGCCCGGGCCTTGTTGACCGCATTCAATTTCCCGTTCCGGCAGTGA
- the rpsN gene encoding 30S ribosomal protein S14, translated as MAKKSSIEKNNRRKRMTKNAAAKRARLKAVIADRQKPMEERFAATLKLAEMPRNSSATRIRNRCEMTGRPRSVYRKNKLSRIALRELGSKGLVPGLVKSSW; from the coding sequence ATGGCAAAGAAGAGTTCGATCGAGAAGAATAACAGGCGGAAGCGGATGACCAAGAACGCCGCCGCCAAGCGCGCGCGTTTGAAGGCCGTCATCGCCGACAGGCAGAAGCCGATGGAAGAGCGCTTCGCGGCGACGCTGAAGCTTGCCGAGATGCCGCGCAATTCTTCGGCGACGCGGATCCGCAATCGCTGCGAAATGACCGGCCGTCCGCGTTCGGTCTACCGCAAGAACAAGCTCAGCCGCATCGCGCTGCGTGAACTCGGCTCCAAGGGCCTGGTTCCCGGGCTCGTGAAGTCGAGCTGGTAA
- the rpsH gene encoding 30S ribosomal protein S8 — MSTHDPISDLITRIRNAQMRAKPKVSTPGSKMRANVLEVLKAEGYIRGYASVEHSSGRSELEIELKYFDGEPVIREIERVSKPGRRVYASVKNLPRVNNGLGISVLSTPKGIMADHEARDANVGGEILFTVF, encoded by the coding sequence ATGTCAACGCACGATCCGATCAGCGATCTCATCACCCGTATCCGCAACGCGCAGATGCGCGCCAAGCCCAAGGTTTCGACCCCGGGCTCGAAGATGCGCGCCAACGTGCTCGAAGTGCTCAAGGCCGAGGGTTACATCCGCGGCTATGCCAGCGTCGAACATTCCAGCGGCCGCAGCGAGCTTGAGATCGAGCTGAAGTATTTCGACGGCGAGCCGGTCATTCGCGAGATCGAGCGGGTGTCGAAGCCGGGGCGGCGGGTTTATGCCTCGGTGAAGAACCTGCCGCGCGTCAACAACGGTCTCGGCATTTCGGTGTTGTCGACCCCGAAGGGAATCATGGCTGACCACGAAGCGCGCGACGCGAACGTGGGCGGCGAAATTCTCTTCACGGTGTTCTGA
- the rplF gene encoding 50S ribosomal protein L6, translated as MSRVGKRPVTIPSGVTASVEGQTVKMKGPKGQLQFIVHDDVEVKFENGAVTVAPRVETNRAQAMYGTARAQVANLVEGVTKGFEKKLEITGVGYRAAMQGKNLQLALGYSHDVVYAIPEGIAIAVPKPTEIIITGNDSQRVGQVAAEIRSYRPPEPYKGKGVKYANEFIFRKEGKKK; from the coding sequence ATGTCACGTGTTGGCAAACGGCCTGTGACGATCCCGTCGGGTGTGACGGCGAGCGTCGAAGGGCAGACCGTCAAAATGAAGGGGCCGAAAGGCCAGCTTCAGTTCATCGTCCACGACGATGTCGAGGTGAAGTTCGAGAACGGGGCGGTCACGGTCGCGCCGCGGGTCGAGACCAATCGCGCGCAGGCCATGTACGGCACCGCGCGCGCGCAGGTTGCGAATCTGGTTGAAGGTGTCACCAAGGGTTTTGAGAAGAAGCTCGAGATCACGGGTGTCGGTTATCGCGCCGCGATGCAGGGCAAGAACCTGCAGCTCGCGCTCGGCTACAGCCACGACGTCGTCTATGCGATCCCGGAAGGGATCGCGATCGCGGTGCCGAAACCGACCGAGATCATCATCACCGGCAATGATTCGCAGCGCGTCGGCCAGGTGGCCGCCGAGATCCGCAGCTATCGTCCGCCGGAGCCCTACAAGGGCAAGGGCGTGAAATACGCCAACGAATTCATCTTCCGCAAGGAAGGCAAGAAGAAGTAA
- the rplR gene encoding 50S ribosomal protein L18: MSLKVTNARRKQRVRLSLRRIANGRPRLSVFRSSKHIYAQVIDDLKGETLASASSLEKTMRESGNTGANIDAAKAVGKLVAERAVKNGVTEVVFDRGGYLYHGRVKALADAARESGLSF, from the coding sequence ATGTCACTGAAAGTCACGAATGCCCGGCGCAAGCAACGCGTAAGGCTGTCGTTGCGCCGCATTGCCAACGGACGTCCGCGTTTGTCGGTCTTCCGCTCGTCGAAGCACATCTACGCACAGGTCATCGACGACCTGAAGGGCGAGACGCTGGCCTCGGCCTCGTCGCTGGAAAAGACGATGCGCGAGAGCGGCAACACCGGCGCCAACATCGATGCGGCAAAGGCCGTCGGCAAGCTGGTCGCGGAGCGCGCCGTGAAGAACGGCGTCACCGAAGTGGTGTTCGACCGCGGCGGCTATCTCTACCACGGGCGCGTCAAGGCGCTCGCCGATGCGGCCCGCGAAAGCGGGTTGAGCTTCTAA
- the rpsE gene encoding 30S ribosomal protein S5 translates to MAGERERGGRERSRDREERDSEFVDKLVHINRVAKVVKGGKRFGFAALVVIGDQKGRVGFGHGKAREVPEAIRKATESAKRNLTRVALREGRTLHHDIAGRHGAGRVYLRAAPAGTGIIAGGPMRAVFETLGIQDVVAKSIGSSNPYNMVRATFDALKHQDSPRSVAARRNIKVSTLQSRRVGGDAEAVAE, encoded by the coding sequence ATGGCAGGTGAACGCGAACGCGGCGGACGCGAACGGAGCAGGGATCGCGAGGAGCGCGACAGCGAGTTCGTCGACAAGCTGGTCCACATCAATCGCGTGGCGAAGGTCGTCAAGGGCGGCAAGCGCTTCGGCTTTGCGGCGCTGGTCGTGATCGGCGATCAGAAGGGCCGGGTCGGTTTCGGCCACGGCAAGGCGCGCGAAGTTCCCGAAGCGATCCGCAAGGCGACGGAATCGGCCAAGCGCAATTTGACGCGGGTGGCGCTGCGCGAAGGCCGTACGCTGCATCACGATATCGCAGGCCGCCACGGCGCCGGCCGCGTCTATCTGCGCGCGGCTCCGGCCGGTACCGGCATCATCGCCGGCGGCCCGATGCGCGCGGTGTTCGAAACGCTGGGCATCCAGGACGTGGTGGCGAAGTCGATCGGCTCGTCGAACCCCTACAACATGGTTCGCGCAACCTTCGACGCGCTGAAGCATCAGGATTCGCCGCGCTCGGTTGCGGCGCGCCGCAACATCAAGGTGTCCACGCTGCAGTCGCGCCGTGTCGGTGGCGACGCCGAAGCGGTGGCTGAATAA
- the rpmD gene encoding 50S ribosomal protein L30 — translation MAKATNKAAKTIKVEQTGSAIRRHHSQRETLIGLKLNKIGRVTELHDTPAIRGMIAKVQHLVRVVDEK, via the coding sequence ATGGCCAAGGCTACAAACAAGGCCGCAAAGACGATCAAGGTCGAGCAGACCGGCAGCGCGATCCGCCGCCATCACTCGCAGCGCGAGACGCTGATCGGCCTCAAGCTCAACAAGATCGGCCGCGTGACCGAGTTGCACGACACGCCTGCGATTCGCGGCATGATCGCCAAAGTTCAACATCTCGTCCGCGTGGTCGACGAGAAATAA
- the rplO gene encoding 50S ribosomal protein L15, with translation MKLSDIADNAGSRKKRMRVGRGIGSGKGKTAGRGGKGQTARSGVRIKGFEGGQMPLHRRLPKRGFNNIFRLDFAEINLDRLQQAIDAKLLDAKDTINAESLVKSRVLRRSKDGVRLLGRGEIKAKLNIEVHGASKSAIAAVEKAGGTVKILAPAKKDEGEAA, from the coding sequence ATGAAGCTCAGCGATATCGCCGACAATGCCGGCTCGCGCAAAAAGCGTATGCGCGTCGGCCGTGGCATCGGTTCAGGCAAGGGCAAGACCGCGGGCCGCGGCGGCAAGGGCCAGACCGCGCGTTCGGGCGTGCGCATCAAAGGTTTCGAAGGTGGCCAGATGCCGCTGCATCGGCGCCTGCCGAAGCGCGGTTTCAACAACATCTTCCGGTTGGACTTCGCCGAGATCAATCTCGACCGCCTCCAGCAGGCGATCGATGCCAAGCTGCTCGACGCCAAGGACACCATCAACGCCGAATCGCTGGTGAAATCCCGCGTCCTGCGCCGTTCGAAGGATGGCGTGCGGCTGCTCGGCCGGGGTGAAATCAAGGCCAAGCTGAATATCGAGGTTCACGGTGCGTCGAAATCGGCGATCGCTGCGGTCGAGAAGGCAGGCGGCACGGTAAAAATCCTGGCGCCGGCCAAAAAGGACGAAGGCGAGGCGGCGTAA
- the secY gene encoding preprotein translocase subunit SecY, with product MVSAAEQLAANLNFGALAKADELKKRIWFTLGALLVYRLGTYIPLPGIDPNIWEQVFRTQAGGILGMFNMFAGGGIHRMAIFALNIMPYISASIIIQLLTTVSPQLEALKKEGESGRKTLNQYTRYLTVLLAAFQSYGIAVGLEGAGNVVSDPGMFFRLSTAITLTGGTMFLMWLGEQITSRGIGNGISLIILSGIVAELPSALANMLELGRQGALSTGLILVVIVMAVAVIAFIVFMERAQRRLLIQYPKRQVGNKMFEGQSSHLPLKLNTSGVIPPIFASSLLLLPTTVANFNAGKGPEWFQWITTQLGHGRPLFLILYLALIVFFAFFYTAIVFNPTETADNLKKHGGFIPGIRPGERTAEYIDYVLSRITVLGAIYLAIVCLIPEILISYASVPFYFGGTSLLIVVSVTMDTVAQVQGYLLAHQYEGLIRKSKLRGRRR from the coding sequence ATGGTCTCAGCAGCGGAACAACTGGCGGCAAACCTCAATTTCGGAGCGCTTGCCAAGGCCGATGAGTTAAAGAAGCGCATCTGGTTCACGCTGGGTGCGCTGCTTGTTTATCGGCTCGGCACCTACATCCCGCTGCCGGGCATCGATCCCAACATCTGGGAACAGGTGTTCCGCACCCAGGCCGGCGGCATTCTCGGCATGTTCAACATGTTCGCCGGCGGTGGCATCCACCGCATGGCGATCTTTGCGCTGAACATCATGCCGTATATTTCGGCCTCGATCATCATTCAGCTTCTGACCACGGTGTCGCCGCAGCTCGAAGCCCTGAAGAAGGAAGGCGAGTCCGGCCGCAAGACGCTCAACCAGTACACCCGTTATCTCACCGTGCTTCTGGCCGCGTTCCAGTCCTACGGCATCGCGGTCGGCCTCGAAGGCGCCGGCAATGTCGTCAGCGATCCCGGCATGTTCTTCCGCCTGTCGACCGCGATCACGCTGACCGGCGGCACCATGTTCCTGATGTGGCTGGGCGAGCAGATCACCTCGCGCGGCATCGGCAACGGCATTTCGCTGATCATTCTTTCCGGCATCGTCGCCGAACTGCCCTCGGCGCTCGCCAACATGCTGGAACTCGGCCGGCAGGGCGCGCTGTCCACCGGCCTCATCCTGGTCGTCATCGTGATGGCGGTCGCCGTGATCGCCTTCATCGTGTTCATGGAGCGCGCGCAGCGCCGGCTGCTGATCCAGTATCCAAAACGGCAAGTCGGCAACAAGATGTTCGAAGGCCAGTCCTCGCATCTGCCGCTCAAGCTGAACACCTCGGGCGTGATTCCGCCGATCTTCGCATCCTCGCTGCTGTTGCTGCCGACCACGGTTGCGAACTTCAATGCCGGCAAGGGGCCGGAATGGTTCCAGTGGATCACGACGCAGCTCGGCCATGGCCGCCCGCTGTTCCTGATTCTCTATCTGGCGCTGATCGTGTTCTTTGCCTTCTTCTATACCGCGATCGTGTTCAACCCGACCGAGACCGCCGACAATCTCAAGAAGCATGGCGGCTTCATTCCAGGCATCCGGCCGGGCGAACGGACCGCGGAATACATCGATTACGTGCTTTCGCGCATCACGGTGCTGGGCGCGATCTATCTCGCGATTGTCTGCTTGATTCCCGAGATCCTGATTTCCTACGCTTCGGTGCCGTTCTACTTTGGCGGTACCTCGCTGCTGATCGTCGTCAGCGTGACCATGGATACGGTTGCGCAGGTCCAGGGCTATCTGCTCGCCCACCAGTATGAAGGGTTGATCAGGAAGTCGAAATTGCGGGGACGTCGGCGCTGA
- a CDS encoding adenylate kinase: MRLILLGPPGAGKGTQAQRLVQKYGIVQLSTGEMLRAAVAAQTPIGLQAKDIMASGSLVPDEMVISIISDRLDQPDMKNGFILDGFPRTVPQAEALDDLLKRKHIRLDAVVELRVNESALLNRVETRVAEMRARGEEVRVDDTPEVLSKRLASYRSLTEPLIHYYSERRKLLTVDGMMTIEHVTREINRILAAIGAVEPVIKKAAPAKQAAKGAKTARAAGARSPDRTVKTPKKAAKAAQKAGKSAAKGAKKSARRTAGVSKARSFGKPKKTAKKTAKKVTKKRAKA; encoded by the coding sequence ATGAGACTGATTCTTCTCGGACCGCCGGGGGCGGGCAAGGGGACGCAGGCGCAACGGCTGGTCCAGAAGTACGGTATCGTGCAGCTATCGACCGGCGAAATGCTGCGCGCGGCGGTGGCGGCACAGACCCCGATCGGTCTCCAGGCCAAGGATATCATGGCCAGCGGCTCACTGGTGCCGGACGAGATGGTGATCAGCATCATTTCCGATCGCCTCGACCAGCCGGACATGAAGAACGGCTTCATTCTCGACGGCTTTCCGCGCACCGTGCCGCAGGCCGAGGCGCTCGACGACCTCCTGAAGCGCAAGCACATCAGGCTGGACGCCGTGGTCGAGCTGCGCGTCAATGAGAGCGCGCTGCTCAATCGCGTGGAGACACGCGTGGCCGAGATGCGGGCGCGAGGCGAGGAAGTGCGCGTCGACGACACCCCGGAAGTGCTGTCAAAGCGGCTGGCGAGCTACCGGTCGCTCACCGAGCCGCTGATTCACTACTATTCGGAACGGCGCAAGCTGCTGACGGTCGACGGCATGATGACCATCGAACACGTCACCCGCGAAATTAACCGCATCCTGGCTGCGATCGGGGCGGTGGAACCCGTGATCAAGAAAGCGGCCCCTGCCAAGCAAGCCGCGAAAGGCGCCAAGACGGCCAGGGCCGCAGGCGCACGATCCCCGGACCGGACCGTCAAAACGCCGAAAAAGGCCGCCAAGGCGGCCCAAAAGGCCGGCAAATCAGCCGCCAAAGGCGCCAAGAAGTCGGCTCGCCGGACGGCCGGCGTCTCCAAGGCCCGATCGTTCGGGAAGCCCAAGAAAACAGCGAAGAAAACCGCCAAAAAGGTCACGAAAAAGCGAGCTAAAGCATAG